A stretch of the Verrucomicrobiota bacterium genome encodes the following:
- a CDS encoding HupE/UreJ family protein, with the protein MKRIILQLCVDAGFTLSSSDGERGGWVGSRCMVRGHRQSVIARFVILLLLSWLVTEHSAFAHPVSQNSLVVEIFPDKITFHMRVTTEEVFVSSALGATGDDKGVPFTDVWKKHAQYLLKHFKVSADGQLLSGRLVNLIEPGSSARKLGDTTFRETDYANRTPEPTPRPSQEGSTAPGIDPLLGGVRGGPVGGRFIEKGQPENDVSSPRPSPPLRSGEGETSTDRVIYDFEFATTAVPQKVRIQQDVLREFNYAPGNPWEATYVVRIGQHERQSTEGLLLTFKEPLDYICDWKADTAGHQSRAPRLEKWRMIKDYLRHGIMHILSGYDHLLFIGALVLATVTLWDLVKVVTAFTLAHTITLTLAVLDLVRLPSSVVEPMIAASIVFVALQNVFWPERTRGWSRLAVAFFFGLFHGLGFAGGLLSAMEGMAGLTVGLAIVAFSVGVEVGHQIVVLPVFCALKLARATQVDETGRNQIAARALRYGSAAISVAGIFYLVAALR; encoded by the coding sequence ATGAAGCGGATAATCCTTCAACTTTGCGTGGACGCCGGTTTCACCCTCTCCTCCTCGGATGGGGAAAGGGGTGGGTGGGTTGGCAGCAGGTGCATGGTGAGGGGGCATCGTCAATCGGTCATTGCAAGATTCGTCATTCTCCTCCTGCTTTCATGGCTCGTGACTGAACACTCGGCCTTCGCCCATCCCGTTTCGCAAAACTCTCTGGTGGTGGAAATCTTTCCCGACAAAATCACCTTCCACATGCGCGTGACGACCGAAGAGGTTTTTGTCTCCAGCGCGCTCGGTGCCACCGGCGACGACAAAGGCGTTCCCTTCACAGACGTGTGGAAGAAGCACGCCCAATATCTGCTCAAACATTTCAAAGTCTCGGCTGACGGTCAGCTTCTCTCCGGCCGTCTCGTAAACCTCATCGAGCCGGGCAGCAGCGCGCGGAAACTCGGTGACACGACCTTCCGAGAAACAGATTACGCGAATCGAACCCCTGAACCCACCCCTCGCCCCTCCCAGGAGGGGAGCACCGCACCGGGGATTGATCCCCTCCTGGGAGGGGTCAGGGGTGGGCCGGTCGGTGGCAGGTTCATCGAGAAGGGCCAGCCAGAAAATGACGTCTCCTCTCCCCGGCCCTCTCCTCCACTACGCAGCGGAGAGGGTGAAACTTCCACCGACCGCGTGATTTATGATTTTGAATTCGCCACGACTGCGGTGCCGCAAAAAGTCCGCATCCAACAAGACGTGCTCCGCGAATTTAATTACGCGCCCGGCAATCCATGGGAAGCCACTTACGTCGTGCGCATCGGCCAACACGAACGGCAATCCACCGAAGGACTGCTGCTCACCTTCAAAGAGCCGCTCGACTACATCTGCGACTGGAAGGCCGACACCGCCGGCCATCAATCGCGCGCGCCGCGGCTGGAGAAATGGCGCATGATTAAAGACTATTTGCGCCACGGGATCATGCATATCTTGAGCGGCTATGATCATCTGCTGTTCATCGGCGCGCTGGTGCTGGCGACGGTGACACTTTGGGATCTCGTCAAAGTCGTCACCGCGTTCACGCTGGCCCACACCATCACCCTGACGCTGGCCGTGCTCGATCTCGTCCGGTTGCCGTCGAGCGTGGTCGAACCGATGATTGCCGCGAGCATCGTCTTTGTGGCCCTGCAAAACGTCTTTTGGCCGGAGCGCACGCGCGGTTGGTCGCGGCTCGCCGTCGCATTCTTCTTTGGTCTGTTTCATGGACTCGGCTTTGCGGGCGGATTGTTGAGCGCCATGGAAGGCATGGCGGGCCTGACGGTCGGACTGGCCATCGTCGCGTTCAGCGTGGGCGTCGAGGTGGGACACCAGATCGTGGTGCTGCCGGTTTTCTGCGCCTTGAAACTGGCGCGCGCGACACAAGTGGACGAAACCGGACGAAATCAAATCGCCGCGCGCGCGTTGCGCTACGGTTCAGCGGCCATCTCCGTGGCGGGGATTTTTTATTTGGTCGCTGCGTTAAGATAA
- a CDS encoding type II toxin-antitoxin system PemK/MazF family toxin gives MGILAAGQVVIVQFPFSDLSQSKLRPAVVLAHAGRGDWLLCQITSKSYGDPRAIHVAAADFAHGSLRVTSFARPGKLFTAHASLVAGQIGALKSATFSTIRDAVVRLIQSGQ, from the coding sequence ATGGGCATACTTGCAGCCGGGCAAGTCGTGATCGTTCAGTTCCCCTTTTCAGACCTGAGCCAGTCCAAACTGCGACCCGCTGTGGTGCTGGCGCACGCCGGTCGCGGCGATTGGTTGCTATGTCAGATCACCAGCAAATCCTACGGCGACCCGCGCGCGATTCATGTCGCCGCTGCCGACTTCGCTCACGGTTCGTTGCGTGTCACCAGCTTTGCGAGACCGGGCAAACTCTTCACGGCGCACGCGAGTTTGGTGGCCGGCCAAATCGGCGCATTGAAATCGGCGACATTTTCGACCATTCGCGACGCGGTGGTTCGATTGATTCAATCAGGTCAGTGA
- a CDS encoding methyltransferase domain-containing protein has translation MQAEYSDAADRSAAEVADGYRQLARANRVFRFAHPFEYLLPRLLGKERCRSLALLDLGAGDGSMGNQLARWAARQGWDWRFTNLDTNGHALRLNSPRRNVAGSVLALPFRDASFDVVMASQMTHHLAGEAEVVTHFREAWRVTRTALVLSDLHRNAGLYALVCFWVFALGLSPRVRSDGMLSVRRGFRVAEWRSFAQQAGIPQASTWLYLGMRIMLHARKAA, from the coding sequence ATGCAAGCAGAATATTCTGATGCCGCGGATCGTTCGGCTGCCGAAGTGGCGGATGGGTATCGCCAACTGGCGCGGGCGAACCGGGTTTTTCGTTTCGCACATCCATTCGAATATCTGCTGCCGCGATTGCTGGGCAAGGAACGTTGCCGGTCTCTCGCCTTGTTGGACCTGGGCGCGGGCGATGGTTCGATGGGAAATCAACTTGCGCGTTGGGCAGCACGACAGGGATGGGACTGGCGCTTCACCAACCTGGACACCAATGGCCACGCTCTGCGTCTGAATTCGCCGCGGCGCAATGTCGCTGGCTCGGTGCTGGCGCTGCCGTTTCGCGATGCGAGCTTCGACGTGGTGATGGCGTCGCAAATGACGCATCACTTGGCTGGCGAGGCAGAAGTCGTCACGCATTTTCGCGAAGCGTGGCGCGTGACGCGCACAGCGCTGGTCTTGAGCGATCTGCACCGCAATGCAGGTTTGTATGCGCTGGTCTGTTTCTGGGTTTTTGCGCTGGGCTTGTCGCCCCGGGTCCGCAGCGATGGGATGCTTTCCGTGCGCCGGGGATTTCGCGTTGCAGAATGGCGAAGTTTCGCGCAGCAAGCCGGGATTCCGCAGGCCAGCACGTGGCTCTATCTCGGCATGCGCATCATGCTGCACGCGCGGAAGGCGGCGTGA